In Planctomycetaceae bacterium, a single window of DNA contains:
- a CDS encoding AAA family ATPase, whose protein sequence is MKILRISLRNIASLAGLHTVDFTCDPLAKAGLYSISGPTGAGKSSLLDALCLALYEKTPRLNRVGRLEHLDNGEKQDDPRTLLRRGTAEGMAEVAFVGIDNQQWTARWSVRRAHNKPDGNLQQSEMTLFKGHISPGGQGPVECSGKKTEVNSAIQSKIGLTFDQFTRAVLLAQNDFATFLKADDKERAEILQALTGTEQFEAISKAVFERTKKEKAELDRVRERIRDHQPMDDEQREAAQRVYAAAKEQHAELDQQHRQLQTQLDWFKEHHARDQQVQTAKKGKQIAEQKLHESTQRRIDLSLTQRVQRECRMLRANQLAAKEQIQVAETSHAKAAQRHSYLVKALEEYGRKFDETSRNHDRLLQQQTDLRASLLEARKLDSLLQPAKRRKLSAEEQFTEAETQHAAAQQKLTQAHQIVENLQARIASLIQQQSSLSAYASFAPEMSLWLNRLDQARVAREALYQSEQQLRQLQQSLEQLQRDQQAAKDSEAPLREKCQQTELDLVAAKEAEAAFDPDQLADHRRRLMRTQSVLNEYRRYWEDQQRLQGERNRLTTEIQLLEKQNQAEEAQRLRFARVDLPQTEMILEKERRSIERMRAAVDDAAKRLRSTLQNNEPCPVCGSHEHPFSTHEPDVESSAIRAAEEVVSETEKRLRNYRASCSKLEASIEQRSGRLKEYHDQIRSTTEMLQALTFEHLAHDAIVPLLQVEASDRGPTIQRQLATITDQIRAVETQDVELRKAVRHSQHCAKQFAEAEKSVSNLRQQFATLEKQCEVARTRVESQLSAVQDNRRVAENSRLSLQPLLDVADEGHTAFETDARSLRIGIHQRLEDCLQTKEQLQIAEKEHVTARSSVSLQRQSCESTEAVLQKCRAERALATAEVEQLTKQRQQLLEGRDADVVEADISNRIQSMAQELEQLRQKKNAAQSEEVAARAELNSRAEQLQTAEQTLEKAEEQLQSWLTEFAAQENRLLSMSEIDIMLARSSEWIQSEQQSLESIQDMFRSADAGLQAAIRQLNEHLQTRPSQESEQQLRSVADDLRKQVEAAIDQMASARSILDQDDKLRERCESLHQELRQLEMRVDPWLRLDEFIGSADGAKFRKMAQRRTLEILIGYANAHLEQLTSRYRLQSLGASLNLVVADRDMGDQLRSILSLSGGESFLVSLALALGLASLTSNRLRIESLFIDEGFGSLDQETLAMAMNALMHLESQGRKVGVISHVTEMTDAIPVQIRVVKGRHGASRIVVPGFTEAATVRATDTSGRAFVVRTLFDNTPEGIEEHAARIVQILEQNQASGKTRTSLKSLRADLGCDHRTFRYAQSLLGSKVAVEGRSLKLNSASSADPETVESIRD, encoded by the coding sequence ATGAAGATTCTCCGAATATCACTCCGCAATATTGCGTCGCTTGCCGGATTGCATACGGTTGATTTTACCTGCGATCCTCTGGCAAAGGCCGGCCTGTATTCCATCAGTGGTCCAACCGGCGCTGGCAAGAGCAGTCTTCTTGATGCCTTATGCCTGGCTCTTTATGAGAAGACGCCTCGTCTGAATCGAGTCGGTCGGCTGGAGCATCTGGACAATGGCGAGAAACAGGATGACCCTCGGACATTGCTGCGGCGTGGCACGGCAGAAGGAATGGCCGAAGTTGCGTTCGTTGGAATTGACAACCAGCAATGGACGGCCCGATGGAGCGTTCGCCGAGCCCATAACAAACCTGATGGGAACCTGCAGCAGTCAGAAATGACTTTGTTCAAAGGACACATCAGTCCCGGGGGACAGGGACCCGTTGAATGCAGCGGCAAGAAAACAGAAGTCAACTCAGCCATTCAGAGCAAAATCGGGCTGACCTTCGATCAGTTCACCCGAGCGGTGCTGCTGGCCCAGAACGATTTCGCCACATTCCTCAAAGCCGATGACAAAGAACGGGCTGAAATTCTTCAGGCCCTGACCGGCACGGAACAATTCGAAGCGATTTCGAAAGCCGTCTTCGAGCGAACAAAAAAAGAGAAGGCTGAGCTGGATCGAGTGCGTGAAAGAATTCGCGACCATCAACCGATGGATGACGAACAACGCGAAGCCGCACAACGGGTTTACGCAGCAGCCAAAGAGCAGCATGCCGAACTGGATCAGCAACACCGACAACTGCAAACACAGCTGGACTGGTTCAAAGAGCATCACGCCCGCGATCAACAGGTGCAAACGGCGAAAAAAGGCAAACAGATCGCCGAGCAGAAGCTGCATGAATCGACACAACGTCGGATTGACCTGAGCTTGACTCAACGTGTCCAGCGTGAGTGTCGGATGCTTCGGGCGAATCAGTTAGCCGCGAAGGAACAAATTCAGGTTGCCGAAACTTCCCACGCGAAAGCGGCACAACGTCATTCGTACCTCGTCAAAGCTCTGGAGGAATACGGCAGGAAGTTCGACGAAACAAGCCGAAACCATGACCGATTACTGCAGCAACAAACAGATCTGCGGGCCAGCCTGCTTGAGGCACGCAAGCTGGACTCACTGCTGCAACCGGCAAAACGCCGGAAGCTGTCTGCCGAGGAACAGTTTACGGAAGCGGAGACTCAACATGCGGCTGCTCAGCAAAAGCTAACGCAAGCCCATCAGATTGTTGAGAACCTTCAGGCTCGCATCGCCAGTCTGATCCAACAGCAGAGCAGTCTATCGGCATACGCCTCGTTCGCGCCGGAAATGAGCCTCTGGCTAAATCGACTTGATCAGGCCCGCGTAGCCCGCGAGGCTTTGTATCAGTCTGAACAGCAGTTGCGCCAGCTGCAGCAATCACTGGAACAGCTGCAGCGCGATCAGCAGGCGGCCAAAGACTCCGAAGCGCCACTGCGTGAAAAGTGTCAACAGACGGAACTGGATCTGGTAGCGGCAAAAGAAGCGGAAGCGGCCTTCGACCCCGATCAACTGGCAGACCATCGCCGACGCCTGATGCGAACGCAGTCAGTGCTGAACGAGTACCGTCGTTACTGGGAAGATCAACAGAGACTGCAGGGCGAACGAAACCGACTAACGACGGAAATTCAGCTGCTCGAGAAACAAAACCAGGCAGAGGAAGCCCAGCGCCTGAGATTTGCCCGGGTCGATCTTCCTCAGACCGAAATGATTCTGGAAAAGGAGCGGCGATCGATCGAACGCATGAGAGCGGCTGTCGACGACGCGGCCAAACGACTGCGATCAACACTTCAAAACAACGAACCCTGTCCCGTCTGTGGATCGCACGAGCACCCCTTCAGCACCCATGAACCTGACGTTGAATCTTCTGCAATTCGCGCTGCCGAAGAAGTGGTGTCTGAAACGGAAAAACGGCTGCGAAACTACCGGGCGAGCTGCAGTAAACTGGAAGCATCGATCGAACAGCGTTCTGGTCGCCTGAAGGAATACCACGATCAGATTCGCAGCACCACTGAAATGCTGCAGGCATTGACCTTTGAACACCTCGCCCACGATGCGATTGTTCCACTGTTGCAGGTTGAGGCATCGGATCGCGGTCCGACGATTCAAAGGCAGCTTGCGACCATCACGGACCAGATCAGAGCGGTTGAAACTCAGGACGTCGAACTTCGCAAAGCTGTTCGGCACAGTCAGCACTGTGCGAAACAATTCGCGGAAGCCGAAAAGTCGGTCAGCAACCTGAGACAGCAGTTTGCGACACTCGAAAAACAGTGCGAAGTGGCTCGCACCAGAGTCGAAAGTCAGCTGTCGGCTGTTCAGGATAACCGGCGAGTGGCTGAGAATTCGCGTCTGTCGCTGCAGCCGCTTCTGGACGTCGCAGATGAAGGTCATACAGCCTTCGAAACGGACGCCCGGTCACTTCGCATCGGTATTCATCAGCGGCTGGAAGACTGTCTGCAGACAAAAGAACAACTTCAAATAGCGGAGAAGGAACACGTCACGGCTCGGTCCAGTGTGTCTCTTCAGAGACAATCCTGTGAAAGCACAGAAGCCGTGCTTCAGAAATGCAGGGCTGAACGGGCTCTCGCGACGGCCGAAGTCGAACAATTAACGAAGCAGCGACAGCAGTTGCTCGAAGGTCGCGACGCCGATGTCGTTGAAGCGGACATTTCGAATCGCATCCAGTCGATGGCTCAAGAGCTCGAGCAATTACGTCAGAAGAAGAACGCGGCCCAGAGTGAAGAGGTGGCCGCCCGGGCCGAACTCAATTCCCGCGCGGAACAACTGCAAACGGCAGAGCAAACCCTGGAGAAGGCTGAAGAACAACTGCAGAGTTGGCTGACAGAATTCGCTGCTCAGGAGAATCGCTTACTGTCCATGTCGGAAATCGACATCATGCTGGCTCGGAGCAGCGAATGGATTCAGTCAGAACAGCAGTCTCTGGAGTCGATACAGGATATGTTCCGGTCTGCCGATGCGGGGCTGCAGGCAGCCATCCGGCAACTCAATGAACATTTACAGACTCGACCGTCGCAGGAATCTGAGCAGCAGCTTCGATCTGTTGCTGACGATCTTCGGAAACAGGTGGAGGCTGCGATCGACCAGATGGCGAGTGCCAGGAGTATCCTGGATCAGGATGACAAGCTGAGAGAGCGATGCGAATCGCTTCACCAGGAACTCAGACAACTGGAAATGCGAGTTGACCCGTGGCTGCGACTGGATGAGTTCATTGGTTCTGCAGACGGGGCGAAATTTCGCAAGATGGCCCAGCGCAGAACTCTGGAGATTCTGATTGGCTACGCGAACGCGCATCTGGAGCAACTGACCAGCCGCTATCGTCTGCAGTCGCTTGGTGCGTCACTGAATCTGGTGGTGGCTGACCGTGATATGGGTGATCAGCTGCGATCGATACTGTCGTTATCGGGTGGCGAATCGTTCCTGGTTTCGCTCGCTCTGGCGCTGGGGCTGGCATCGCTGACATCCAATCGCCTGCGAATCGAATCGTTGTTCATCGATGAAGGCTTCGGTAGTCTGGACCAGGAAACGCTGGCCATGGCCATGAATGCCCTGATGCATCTGGAATCTCAGGGGCGCAAGGTTGGTGTCATTTCCCATGTCACCGAAATGACTGATGCTATTCCGGTGCAGATCAGGGTTGTCAAAGGTCGCCATGGCGCTTCGAGGATTGTAGTGCCCGGATTCACCGAAGCCGCAACGGTTCGAGCCACCGACACCAGCGGGCGCGCATTCGTTGTGCGCACACTGTTTGACAATACGCCGGAAGGGATCGAGGAACATGCAGCGAGAATCGTGCAAATCCTGGAACAGAATCAGGCCTCCGGGAAAACGCGCACTTCGCTGAAATCGCTTCGTGCTGATCTTGGCTGCGATCACCGGACCTTTCGTTACGCGCAATCACTGTTGGGTTCGAAGGTCGCCGTCGAAGGTCGCAGCCTGAAACTGAATTCAGCATCCAGTGCAGATCCGGAGACTGTGGAATCGATCCGGGACTGA
- a CDS encoding exonuclease SbcCD subunit D C-terminal domain-containing protein → MLTVFHTADWHLGQSFFGFDRDYEHQQFLEWLLKTLDQHRPDALIISGDVFDTVNPSALAQRRYYDFLATVSTSLPAMQIVITAGNHDSAARLESPSSLLESLNIRVVGTVSRNENDEIDIHKFLVPIVSPTGITQAIVLAIPFLRPSDVPLLLEAEDPYLDGVKELYRRTTDAAVVMAERIGEQVGGQIPIIAMGHCHVMGGIESRDSERRIVIGGSEAVSPGMFPAEIAYVALGHLHKAQQFRQNRIRYCGSPLPLSFAESGYQHSLCRVCFEGCRVSTVEEIPVPRTIPLLSVPAKGAVPVDGLVDELATLTLENDLPPERYPFLELRILDQGPDPSRRVRIEDAVENLPVRLASIKLETMARSASFDEEMLASGLADLHSINPEEILTNAFREKYQADPDQALLQAFREIVMQQETAEA, encoded by the coding sequence ATGCTGACTGTTTTTCACACCGCCGACTGGCACCTGGGTCAGTCGTTCTTTGGCTTTGATCGCGACTACGAACATCAGCAGTTTCTGGAATGGCTGTTGAAGACGCTGGATCAACATCGTCCTGATGCGCTGATTATCTCGGGTGATGTGTTCGATACCGTGAATCCCTCGGCACTGGCTCAGCGTCGCTACTACGATTTTCTGGCAACCGTTTCCACCAGTCTGCCCGCGATGCAGATTGTGATTACAGCCGGCAATCACGATTCGGCCGCGCGGCTGGAATCACCATCCTCACTTCTTGAATCGCTGAACATCCGCGTGGTCGGTACGGTCAGCCGCAATGAGAACGACGAGATCGACATCCACAAGTTCCTGGTGCCGATTGTCAGTCCGACAGGGATCACTCAGGCAATTGTCCTGGCAATCCCGTTTCTCCGGCCGTCCGATGTACCGCTGCTTCTGGAGGCTGAGGATCCGTATCTGGATGGTGTCAAAGAATTGTACCGGCGAACTACGGATGCCGCTGTCGTGATGGCGGAGCGCATCGGCGAACAGGTTGGCGGACAGATTCCGATTATCGCCATGGGACACTGCCACGTGATGGGCGGAATCGAATCACGGGACTCCGAGCGACGGATTGTCATCGGTGGATCGGAGGCTGTCAGTCCCGGCATGTTTCCTGCTGAAATCGCTTACGTTGCACTGGGGCACCTGCATAAGGCGCAGCAGTTCAGGCAGAATCGAATTCGTTACTGCGGAAGTCCGCTTCCACTGTCTTTTGCTGAATCAGGCTACCAACATAGTCTGTGCCGGGTCTGTTTCGAAGGATGCCGGGTATCCACGGTTGAAGAGATTCCCGTCCCACGGACCATTCCGCTGCTGTCTGTTCCAGCGAAAGGTGCTGTGCCGGTTGATGGTCTTGTCGACGAACTGGCGACCCTGACACTGGAGAATGACCTTCCGCCGGAGCGATACCCCTTTCTGGAATTGCGAATTCTTGATCAGGGCCCGGACCCATCGCGCCGAGTCAGGATTGAGGATGCGGTGGAAAATCTGCCGGTTCGTCTGGCATCCATCAAACTTGAGACCATGGCCAGATCGGCATCCTTTGATGAGGAAATGCTGGCCAGCGGTCTGGCGGACCTGCATTCCATTAATCCCGAAGAAATTCTGACAAACGCTTTTCGAGAGAAATATCAGGCCGACCCGGATCAGGCGCTGCTTCAGGCATTTCGCGAAATCGTCATGCAGCAGGAGACTGCTGAGGCATGA
- a CDS encoding DUF1501 domain-containing protein, which produces MITAMPNPIAELQSSMTRRDLLANSGRPLGAAALAWLAGTSPALKANTFTDTAAQQTLQTEVQRHLPHFAPKAKRVIYLFMCGGPSHIDTWDYKPELRAIHGTELPDSIRNGQRITTMTSGQTSFPCVAPMFKFSRHGQNGTWVSEILPQTARLVDDIALVKSVHTEAINHDPAITYINTGFQQPGKASMGAWISYGLGSPNRNLPSYIVMISRGPGQKQALYSRLWGSGFLPSQHQGVALRAGASPVLYLNNPDGIDKPTRRRMLDHIAAINQETYDQVGDPETLARIAQYEMAFRMQTSVPGLMDLSTESQASMELYGKDVETPGSFARNCLIARRLSEQGVPFVQLFHRGWDQHGSLPSLIRGQCDSIDHAVYGLITDLKLRGMFDDTLVVWGGEFGRTIYSQGQLTADNHGRDHHGRCFTMWMAGAGVKRGFEFGKTDDYCYNIVENPVHIRDMNATILHQLGIDHNRLTFRYQGLDQKLTGAEPAHVVKEILS; this is translated from the coding sequence ATGATTACCGCCATGCCCAATCCCATCGCAGAACTACAGTCATCCATGACGCGTCGAGACCTCCTGGCCAACTCCGGGCGGCCTTTGGGCGCGGCAGCTCTGGCATGGCTGGCTGGCACGTCTCCGGCGTTGAAAGCGAATACGTTCACTGATACGGCGGCTCAGCAGACTCTGCAAACCGAAGTTCAACGACATCTGCCTCATTTTGCTCCAAAGGCAAAGCGTGTTATCTACCTGTTCATGTGCGGTGGTCCATCGCACATTGACACCTGGGACTACAAACCGGAACTGCGGGCCATTCACGGAACAGAACTTCCGGACTCCATCCGCAACGGTCAGCGCATTACCACGATGACGTCGGGGCAAACATCCTTTCCCTGCGTAGCACCCATGTTCAAATTCAGCCGACACGGACAAAACGGCACATGGGTCAGTGAGATTCTTCCGCAGACGGCCAGGTTGGTGGACGACATCGCACTCGTGAAATCGGTGCACACAGAAGCCATTAACCACGACCCGGCGATTACCTACATCAACACAGGTTTCCAGCAACCCGGCAAGGCCAGTATGGGCGCGTGGATCAGCTACGGGCTAGGCAGCCCCAACAGAAATCTGCCGTCTTATATTGTGATGATTTCGCGCGGGCCGGGACAGAAGCAGGCTTTGTACAGTCGACTGTGGGGCAGTGGATTTCTTCCCTCACAGCATCAGGGTGTTGCACTTCGCGCTGGCGCGAGTCCGGTGTTGTACCTGAACAATCCGGACGGTATCGACAAGCCAACACGCCGCCGAATGCTCGACCATATCGCAGCCATCAACCAGGAAACTTATGACCAGGTGGGTGACCCGGAAACACTGGCACGTATTGCGCAGTACGAGATGGCTTTCCGGATGCAGACATCGGTGCCGGGTCTGATGGATCTCAGCACAGAATCCCAGGCATCGATGGAACTTTATGGCAAGGATGTCGAAACACCCGGATCGTTTGCCCGCAACTGCCTGATTGCCCGCCGGTTGTCGGAACAGGGCGTGCCGTTTGTTCAGCTGTTCCATCGCGGATGGGACCAGCATGGAAGTCTGCCGAGCCTGATTCGTGGTCAGTGTGATTCGATCGATCACGCAGTCTACGGGCTTATCACGGACTTGAAGCTTCGCGGGATGTTTGACGATACGCTTGTCGTCTGGGGTGGGGAATTTGGCCGCACCATCTATTCGCAGGGCCAGTTGACCGCTGACAACCACGGTCGCGACCATCATGGCCGTTGTTTTACGATGTGGATGGCGGGTGCCGGAGTCAAGCGGGGCTTTGAATTCGGGAAAACCGACGACTACTGCTACAACATCGTCGAAAACCCGGTTCACATTCGGGACATGAATGCAACAATCCTTCATCAACTGGGCATCGACCACAATCGACTGACGTTTCGTTACCAGGGTCTCGACCAGAAACTAACAGGCGCCGAACCCGCCCATGTTGTGAAGGAAATTCTGAGCTAG
- a CDS encoding ADP-ribosylglycohydrolase family protein encodes MPQYARSLFDDEPDGSIMLEDLFNQGQVALRRGRVFDMCPDTVDTKGLLADFRIEGMLVGVAVGDALGHCTEWQFSPESRHEKYGTIADHLTVPGIRSGRISDDTQMTYWTLDRILHRGWFDFEDVVGCFVDRHDDIVGMGRNTSASLTRHQRRMRTGLPLVHECVGDPAEEGRGNGALMRFSPIVLPWLKTPSKQLWADAVLSSLATHGNTVTLSSVVAMTHLLWKVLAMPQHETPSPMWWIDEYLRIAGDLETNPLPDPLNTDPVPLWYDGFRGTLCDFIDQRVRKAFVDGVPLRDACSLDGFGSRADSLQTVPAVLYTMMCHADSFESAIITAVNDTKDNDTIAAIVGAFVGAIHGLSSIRQRWIHGIRSYSLKIPGRTSQSDRDVVMRMATEAALHFCGHASVP; translated from the coding sequence ATGCCTCAATATGCTCGATCATTATTCGACGATGAACCGGACGGCAGCATCATGCTGGAAGATCTGTTCAATCAGGGCCAGGTGGCTCTGCGCAGGGGGCGTGTGTTCGACATGTGTCCTGACACGGTGGACACCAAAGGTCTGCTCGCGGATTTCCGAATCGAAGGAATGCTGGTCGGTGTCGCTGTGGGCGATGCGCTGGGGCATTGCACCGAATGGCAGTTCAGTCCGGAATCACGACATGAGAAATACGGAACGATTGCCGATCATCTGACCGTTCCGGGAATTCGGTCCGGCCGCATCTCTGATGATACTCAAATGACTTACTGGACGCTGGATCGAATTCTGCACCGCGGGTGGTTCGATTTTGAAGACGTCGTAGGCTGCTTCGTCGATCGGCATGACGACATCGTCGGAATGGGCCGCAACACCTCGGCTTCACTGACTCGGCACCAGCGCCGCATGAGAACCGGATTGCCACTGGTGCATGAATGCGTGGGCGATCCCGCCGAAGAAGGCCGCGGAAACGGGGCATTGATGAGGTTTTCGCCCATTGTCCTCCCGTGGCTCAAGACGCCCTCAAAGCAACTCTGGGCTGACGCCGTTCTGTCGAGCCTGGCAACCCATGGCAATACGGTAACGTTGTCTTCTGTTGTCGCAATGACTCACCTGCTTTGGAAGGTTCTTGCAATGCCGCAACATGAAACACCTTCGCCCATGTGGTGGATTGACGAATACCTGCGCATTGCCGGCGACCTGGAAACGAATCCACTGCCGGACCCGCTGAACACGGATCCTGTGCCGCTCTGGTACGATGGCTTTCGTGGTACGCTGTGTGATTTCATCGACCAGCGTGTCCGGAAAGCCTTCGTGGACGGTGTCCCGCTCCGGGATGCCTGTTCACTGGATGGCTTCGGCTCGCGTGCGGATTCGCTGCAAACTGTGCCAGCGGTTCTGTACACGATGATGTGTCATGCCGACAGTTTCGAATCCGCGATCATTACCGCCGTGAATGACACCAAGGACAATGACACCATTGCGGCCATCGTCGGTGCGTTTGTCGGGGCAATTCACGGCCTCTCGTCAATTCGCCAGCGCTGGATTCACGGGATCCGGTCTTACAGTCTGAAGATTCCCGGACGAACCTCGCAGTCAGATCGGGACGTTGTCATGAGAATGGCAACCGAGGCCGCATTGCACTTCTGCGGGCACGCTTCTGTTCCGTAA